The following are from one region of the Stigmatopora argus isolate UIUO_Sarg chromosome 9, RoL_Sarg_1.0, whole genome shotgun sequence genome:
- the slitrk4 gene encoding SLIT and NTRK-like protein 4 isoform X2 — protein sequence MMLILLLAAFSSSISSSSPSSPSMSDGLPMADPSAPDLMSETCSACSCLSVENVLYVNCEKITVYRPTQLIPPVSSLYHLNFQNNLLIVLYPNSFLNFTHAVSLQLGNNQLQNIEGGAFMGMSALKQLHLNNNELKVLQADTFQGIENLEYLQADYNLIKYIEKGAFNKLHKLKVLILNDNLIQALPDNIFRFASLTHLDIRGNRIQKLPYLGVLEHIGRIVELQLDDNPWNCTCDLAPLKAWLENMPYNIFIGEAICETPSDLYGRLLKETNKQELCPMGTGSDFDVRMPPGPPETGQSSSKTSPTSTVTTKSPKATDSSKMYGNGIVAGLPPFGRNSQIVSFQTRSPPMSCPQLCSCKTHPSDFGISVSCQERNIQNLADLIPKPTNAKKLHLSGNYIRDISPNDFQGFEGLDLLHLGSNQIVTVQKGVLANLTNLRRLYLNGNQIEQLHPEMFLGLTNLQYLYLEYNAIKEILAGTFDSMPNLQLLYLNNNVLRSLPAYVFAELSLAKLNLKNNHFMTLPVSGVLDQLRSLTQIDLEGNPWECSCDLVALKLWLDKLSDGVAAKEVRCASPVQFANIELRLLKNEILCPKLIARPPFIFTSATPVATSVSPAGVGKAPPGGPVPLSIMILSILVVLILTVFVAFCLLVFVLRRNKKPAGRQELGNQECTSMSLQLHRHGHRSGKKGSIPGDELGGETFIPQTIEHIGKSHTCGIGRSSDMDAGFKFADSQRQKIILRSSAEKDIDALSTLERNKRLSTIDELEEFLPNREPSVFIQNFLDSKRDFNSIGMGAYEIRYPEKSLDRKMKKSSLIGGNHSKIVVEQRKSEYYELKAKLQGTPDYLQVLEEQTALTKM from the coding sequence ATGATGCTCATTCTTCTGCTGGCTGCCTTTTCCTCTTCAATCTCaagctcctccccctcctccccctccatGTCAGATGGACTCCCAATGGCAGACCCTTCTGCTCCAGACTTGATGTCTGAGACTTGCAGCGCCTGCTCTTGCTTGTCGGTGGAAAATGTCCTGTACGTCAACTGTGAAAAGATCACTGTTTACCGGCCGACACAACTCATTCCACCTGTGTCATCATTATACCACCTCAACTTCCAAAATAACCTTCTAATTGTTCTCTACCCAAACTCATTCCTTAACTTCACGCATGCTGTATCTCTGCAGCTGGGAAACAATCAGCTGCAGAACATAGAAGGTGGTGCATTCATGGGGATGAGTGCATTGAAACAGCTGCACCTGAACAATAATGAGTTGAAAGTGCTGCAAGCAGACACTTTTCAAGGAATAGAAAACTTGGAGTACCTACAAGCTGATTACAACTTAATAAAGTACATTGAGAAGGGAGCATTCAACAAACTGCATAAATTAAAAGTGCTGATTCTTAATGACAATCTTATACAAGCACTTCCTGACAACATATTTCGCTTTGCCTCTCTCACACATTTGGATATAAGAGGGAACAGGATCCAGAAGCTTCCCTATTTGGGAGTTCTTGAGCACATTGGACGGATTGTTGAGCTGCAGTTGGATGATAACCCCTGGAATTGTACCTGTGACTTAGCACCGCTTAAGGCATGGCTTGAAAACATGCCCTATAATATTTTTATAGGCGAGGCCATATGTGAAACACCAAGTGACTTGTATGGAAGGCTACTGAAAGAAACCAATAAGCAAGAGCTTTGCCCAATgggtacaggaagtgactttgATGTTAGAATGCCCCCTGGACCACCTGAGACGGGTCAGTCATCCTCCAAAACTTCCCCAACTTCCACAGTAACCACAAAATCGCCAAAAGCCACAGATTCATCAAAAATGTACGGAAATGGCATTGTAGCTGGATTACCCCCTTTCGGAAGAAATAGCCAGATTGTATCATTTCAGACAAGGAGCCCACCAATGTCTTGCCCGCAGCTGTGCAGCTGTAAAACCCACCCATCTGACTTCGGCATAAGTGTCAGTTGTCAGGAAAGAAATATACAAAATCTTGCAGATCTTATTCCTAAACCGACCAATGCTAAAAAACTTCACTTGAGCGGGAATTATATTCGTGACATAAGCCCAAATGATTTCCAAGGATTTGAAGGTTTAGATTTGCTTCATCTGGGTAGCAACCAAATTGTCACCGTCCAAAAAGGTGTGCTTGCTAACCTTACCAATCTGAGAAGACTCTATCTGAACGGAAACCAGATCGAACAATTACACCCTGAGATGTTTTTGGGACTCACAAATCTACAGTACCTGTATTTGGAATACAATGCCATTAAAGAAATTCTCGCAGGCACATTTGACTCCATGCCAAATTTGCAGCTCCTGTATCTCAACAACAATGTCTTACGGAGTCTTCCTGCCTATGTTTTTGCAGAGCTGTCTTTAGCCAAACTCAATTTGAAAAACAACCACTTCATGACCCTACCAGTAAGCGGTGTCCTGGACCAGCTGCGTTCTTTGACCCAAATAGACCTAGAGGGCAATCCGTGGGAGTGTTCCTGTGATTTGGTTGCTCTCAAACTATGGCTAGACAAGCTCAGCGATGGAGTCGCTGCTAAAGAAGTCAGATGCGCCTCTCCTGTCCAATTTGCAAACATTGAACTGCGCCTATTGAAAAACGAAATCTTGTGCCCGAAGCTGATTGCTCGGCCACCATTTATTTTTACGAGCGCCACCCCGGTTGCGACTTCCGTTTCGCCAGCAGGAGTTGGCAAAGCCCCGCCAGGAGGTCCCGTACCTCTCTCAATCATGATCCTTAGTATTCTGGTAGTGCTGATACTAACAGTGTTTGTAGCCTTCTGCCTTCTAGTCTTTGTCCTCAGACGGAATAAAAAACCAGCTGGTCGACAGGAACTAGGCAATCAGGAGTGCACCTCCATGTCGCTGCAGCTCCACCGGCATGGCCACAGATCAGGCAAAAAAGGTTCCATACCGGGTGACGAACTGGGGGGTGAGACATTTATCCCACAAACAATTGAACATATCGGCAAGAGCCACACTTGTGGCATTGGACGATCATCAGACATGGATGCTGGTTTTAAGTTTGCTGACTCGCAAAGGCAGAAAATTATTCTTCGAAGTAGTGCTGAAAAGGATATTGACGCACTTTCCACCTTAGAGCGCAACAAGCGCCTCAGCACAATCGACGAACTTGAGGAATTCCTGCCAAATCGAGAGCCCAGTGTGTTCATCCAGAACTTTCTGGACAGCAAGAGAGATTTCAACAGCATAGGAATGGGTGCGTACGAAATCCGCTACCCGGAGAAATCTCTGGatagaaaaatgaagaaatcatCTCTAATAGGTGGAAACCACAGTAAAATTGTGGTGGAACAAAGAAAAAGTGAGTATTATGAACTAAAAGCCAAGCTCCAAGGAACACCTGATTATCTCCAGGTGCTTGAGGAGCAAACGGCACTGACAAAaatgtaa
- the slitrk4 gene encoding SLIT and NTRK-like protein 4 isoform X1 encodes MMLILLLAAFSSSISSSSPSSPSMSDGLPMADPSAPDLMSETCSACSCLSVENVLYVNCEKITVYRPTQLIPPVSSLYHLNFQNNLLIVLYPNSFLNFTHAVSLQLGNNQLQNIEGGAFMGMSALKQLHLNNNELKVLQADTFQGIENLEYLQADYNLIKYIEKGAFNKLHKLKVLILNDNLIQALPDNIFRFASLTHLDIRGNRIQKLPYLGVLEHIGRIVELQLDDNPWNCTCDLAPLKAWLENMPYNIFIGEAICETPSDLYGRLLKETNKQELCPMGTGSDFDVRMPPGPPETGQSSSKTSPTSTVTTKSPKATDSSKMYGNGIVAGLPPFGRNSQIVSFQTRSPPMSCPQLCSCKTHPSDFGISVSCQERNIQNLADLIPKPTNAKKLHLSGNYIRDISPNDFQGFEGLDLLHLGSNQIVTVQKGVLANLTNLRRLYLNGNQIEQLHPEMFLGLTNLQYLYLEYNAIKEILAGTFDSMPNLQLLYLNNNVLRSLPAYVFAELSLAKLNLKNNHFMTLPVSGVLDQLRSLTQIDLEGNPWECSCDLVALKLWLDKLSDGVAAKEVRCASPVQFANIELRLLKNEILCPKLIARPPFIFTSATPVATSVSPAGVGKAPPGGPVPLSIMILSILVVLILTVFVAFCLLVFVLRRNKKPAGRQELGNQECTSMSLQLHRHGHRSGKKGSIPGDELGGETFIPQTIEHIGKSHTCGIGRSSDMDAGFKFADSQRQKIILRSSAEKDIDALSTLERNKRLSTIDELEEFLPNREPSVFIQNFLDSKRDFNSIGMGAYEIRYPEKSLDRKMKKSSLIGGNHSKIVVEQRKTSCAHTLPRIHTHTATKCLLENRYDQCLGGKNGSIRQSFYLDQRGYTLQ; translated from the exons ATGATGCTCATTCTTCTGCTGGCTGCCTTTTCCTCTTCAATCTCaagctcctccccctcctccccctccatGTCAGATGGACTCCCAATGGCAGACCCTTCTGCTCCAGACTTGATGTCTGAGACTTGCAGCGCCTGCTCTTGCTTGTCGGTGGAAAATGTCCTGTACGTCAACTGTGAAAAGATCACTGTTTACCGGCCGACACAACTCATTCCACCTGTGTCATCATTATACCACCTCAACTTCCAAAATAACCTTCTAATTGTTCTCTACCCAAACTCATTCCTTAACTTCACGCATGCTGTATCTCTGCAGCTGGGAAACAATCAGCTGCAGAACATAGAAGGTGGTGCATTCATGGGGATGAGTGCATTGAAACAGCTGCACCTGAACAATAATGAGTTGAAAGTGCTGCAAGCAGACACTTTTCAAGGAATAGAAAACTTGGAGTACCTACAAGCTGATTACAACTTAATAAAGTACATTGAGAAGGGAGCATTCAACAAACTGCATAAATTAAAAGTGCTGATTCTTAATGACAATCTTATACAAGCACTTCCTGACAACATATTTCGCTTTGCCTCTCTCACACATTTGGATATAAGAGGGAACAGGATCCAGAAGCTTCCCTATTTGGGAGTTCTTGAGCACATTGGACGGATTGTTGAGCTGCAGTTGGATGATAACCCCTGGAATTGTACCTGTGACTTAGCACCGCTTAAGGCATGGCTTGAAAACATGCCCTATAATATTTTTATAGGCGAGGCCATATGTGAAACACCAAGTGACTTGTATGGAAGGCTACTGAAAGAAACCAATAAGCAAGAGCTTTGCCCAATgggtacaggaagtgactttgATGTTAGAATGCCCCCTGGACCACCTGAGACGGGTCAGTCATCCTCCAAAACTTCCCCAACTTCCACAGTAACCACAAAATCGCCAAAAGCCACAGATTCATCAAAAATGTACGGAAATGGCATTGTAGCTGGATTACCCCCTTTCGGAAGAAATAGCCAGATTGTATCATTTCAGACAAGGAGCCCACCAATGTCTTGCCCGCAGCTGTGCAGCTGTAAAACCCACCCATCTGACTTCGGCATAAGTGTCAGTTGTCAGGAAAGAAATATACAAAATCTTGCAGATCTTATTCCTAAACCGACCAATGCTAAAAAACTTCACTTGAGCGGGAATTATATTCGTGACATAAGCCCAAATGATTTCCAAGGATTTGAAGGTTTAGATTTGCTTCATCTGGGTAGCAACCAAATTGTCACCGTCCAAAAAGGTGTGCTTGCTAACCTTACCAATCTGAGAAGACTCTATCTGAACGGAAACCAGATCGAACAATTACACCCTGAGATGTTTTTGGGACTCACAAATCTACAGTACCTGTATTTGGAATACAATGCCATTAAAGAAATTCTCGCAGGCACATTTGACTCCATGCCAAATTTGCAGCTCCTGTATCTCAACAACAATGTCTTACGGAGTCTTCCTGCCTATGTTTTTGCAGAGCTGTCTTTAGCCAAACTCAATTTGAAAAACAACCACTTCATGACCCTACCAGTAAGCGGTGTCCTGGACCAGCTGCGTTCTTTGACCCAAATAGACCTAGAGGGCAATCCGTGGGAGTGTTCCTGTGATTTGGTTGCTCTCAAACTATGGCTAGACAAGCTCAGCGATGGAGTCGCTGCTAAAGAAGTCAGATGCGCCTCTCCTGTCCAATTTGCAAACATTGAACTGCGCCTATTGAAAAACGAAATCTTGTGCCCGAAGCTGATTGCTCGGCCACCATTTATTTTTACGAGCGCCACCCCGGTTGCGACTTCCGTTTCGCCAGCAGGAGTTGGCAAAGCCCCGCCAGGAGGTCCCGTACCTCTCTCAATCATGATCCTTAGTATTCTGGTAGTGCTGATACTAACAGTGTTTGTAGCCTTCTGCCTTCTAGTCTTTGTCCTCAGACGGAATAAAAAACCAGCTGGTCGACAGGAACTAGGCAATCAGGAGTGCACCTCCATGTCGCTGCAGCTCCACCGGCATGGCCACAGATCAGGCAAAAAAGGTTCCATACCGGGTGACGAACTGGGGGGTGAGACATTTATCCCACAAACAATTGAACATATCGGCAAGAGCCACACTTGTGGCATTGGACGATCATCAGACATGGATGCTGGTTTTAAGTTTGCTGACTCGCAAAGGCAGAAAATTATTCTTCGAAGTAGTGCTGAAAAGGATATTGACGCACTTTCCACCTTAGAGCGCAACAAGCGCCTCAGCACAATCGACGAACTTGAGGAATTCCTGCCAAATCGAGAGCCCAGTGTGTTCATCCAGAACTTTCTGGACAGCAAGAGAGATTTCAACAGCATAGGAATGGGTGCGTACGAAATCCGCTACCCGGAGAAATCTCTGGatagaaaaatgaagaaatcatCTCTAATAGGTGGAAACCACAGTAAAATTGTGGTGGAACAAAGAAAAA CCAGCTGTGCGCATACACTCCctcgtatacacacacatacagcaaCAAAGTGCCTTCTGGAAAACCGTTATGACCAATGCTTAGGTGGAAAAAATGGCTCCATACGACAAAGCTTTTACTTGGATCAACGAGGATACACGTTACAGTGA